In the Hordeum vulgare subsp. vulgare chromosome 7H, MorexV3_pseudomolecules_assembly, whole genome shotgun sequence genome, one interval contains:
- the LOC123407627 gene encoding protein kinase G11A-like has translation MTSKTMPQTIPAIPNIEEKKQYSQTDSSLNLTSSSKSSTALPRKLPESAILGSPDKEIQSSDQKPSHKLHESIDVTSSKEVPADDEKDTLENGNTDGNMKSDSVVDKDHGATTSASGSARLTGRSETGERGISSRCRPSTGSDVSEESACSSFSSTSKPHKANDSRWEAIQMIRTRDGILGLSHFKLLKKLGCGDIGSVYLSELTGTKSYFAMKVMDKASLTGRKKLLRAQTEKEILQCLDHPFLPTLYTHFETDKFSCLVMEFCPGGDLHTLRQKQRGKYFPEQAVKFYVAEILLAMEYLHMLGIIYRDLKPENILVRDDGHIMLSDFDLSLRCTVSPTLIRSSNPETEALRKSSQAYCAQPVCAEPSCMIQPSCTAPTTCFGPRFFSKSKKDRKPKPEVVNQVRPWPELMAEPSDARSMSFVGTHEYLAPEIIKGEGHGSAVDWWTFGIFLYELLFGKTPFKGSGNRATLFNVIGQPLRFPEYPVVSFSARDLIRGLLVKEPQQRLGCKRGATEIKQHPFFEGVNWALIRCASPPEVPKPVDIERQTTKLPVSTSEASAAPTGASQKGSDNYLEFDFF, from the exons ATGACTTCGAAGACAATGCCCCAAACCATCCCGGCCATCCCCAACATTGAAGAAAAGAAGCAGTATTCTCAGACTGATTCCTCTCTGAACCTCACCAGTTCGAGTAAATCCAGTACAGCCTTGCCAAGAAAGTTGCCTGAATCAGCTATCCTGGGCAGCCCAGACAAAGAAATCCAGTCCAGTGACCAGAAACCATCTCATAAGCTGCATGAGTCCATTGATGTTACATCCAGCAAGGAGGTTCCTGCAGATGATGAGAAGGATACTTTGGAAAATGGAAATACTGATGGAAACATGAAATCAGACTCAGTGGTAGATAAGGATCATGGTGCGACGACAAGTGCAAGTGGAAGTGCCAGGTTGACGGGAAGATCCGAGACTGGAGAAAGAGGTATTAGCAGCCGATGCAGACCGAGCACTGGCAGTGATGTCAGTGAGGAAAGCGCGTGCAGCAGTTTTAGTAGCAccagcaagcctcacaaggcaaaTGATTcacgttgggaggcaatccaaatgATCAGGACTAGAGATGGTATTCTTGGCCTCAGCCATTTTAAGCTGTTGAAGAAGCTAGGCTGTGGTGATATCGGCAGTGTGTATCTTTCAGAGTTGACTGGAACCAAGAGCTATTTTGCAATGAAGGTTATGGACAAGGCATCACTTACAGGCCGTAAGAAGTTGCTTCGAGCCCAGACTGAGAAGGAAATCTTACAGTGCTTGGATCATCCTTTCCTTCCGACATTGTACACACACTTTGAGACTGACAAGTTCTCGTGTCTGGTTATGGAGTTTTGCCCTGGGGGAGACTTGCATACACTTAGACAGAAACAGCGTGGCAAGTATTTTCCAGAACAAGCTGTTAA ATTCTACGTAGCAGAAATCCTCCTTGCTATGGAGTACTTGCACATGCTCGGTATCATATATCGTGATCTGAAGCCTGAAAACATTCTTGTCCGTGATGACGGGCACATCATGCTATCCGACTTTGACCTCTCCCTTCGCTGTACAGTCAGCCCGACTCTAATCAGGTCATCTAATCCCGAAACAGAAGCACTTCGGAAGAGCAGCCAGGCCTACTGTGCTCAACCAGTTTGTGCAGAGCCATCCTGCATGATACAGCCATCGTGCACGGCCCCGACAACATGCTTTGGTCCTCGGTTCTTCTCGAAGTCGAAGAAAGATCGAAAACCAAAGCCTGAAGTTGTCAACCAGGTCCGCCCATGGCCCGAGCTTATGGCAGAACCTAGTGATGCTCGATCGATGTCATTTGTTGGCACACATGAGTACTTGGCCCCTGAGATTATCAAAGGTGAGGGCCACGGCAGTGCTGTTGACTGGTGGACCTTTGGTATATTCTTATACGAGCTTCTGTTCGGCAAAACACCTTTCAAAGGTTCAGGTAACCGAGCGACACTGTTCAATGTCATCGGTCAGCCGTTGCGTTTCCCAGAATACCCAGTTGTGAGCTTCTCAGCAAGAGATTTAATAAGGGGCCTACTTGTTAAGGAGCCCCAACAACGGTTGGGTTGTAAGCGTGGTGCCACTGAGATAAAACAGCATCCATTTTTTGAGGGTGTGAATTGGGCGTTGATACGCTGTGCGAGCCCTCCAGAGGTTCCGAAGCCTGTTGATATTGAGAGGCAGACTACAAAGCTTCCTGTGTCAACATCTGAGGCTAGTGCAGCACCTACTGGTGCATCCCAGAAAGGCTCGGACAACTATTTAGAGTTTGATTTCTTTTAG
- the LOC123407628 gene encoding U-box domain-containing protein 35, with product MAEAVRDDHRGVVDIVEDDDTGLHPSNHGDSTWEIEELEPEDRTAGPPPRLSPRAAATSDADDVYVAVGKGGSSMAALSWALRRLARPRSFVYLVHVFPVVATIPTPLGMMPKRQATPEQVETYMNQERSKRREMLQKFLDHCRNFQVNVDVYLIESDQIADAVTELIPVLNIKQLVLGVAKSNLRKLKKGNTIAGQIQKNAPLYCEVKIVCDGKEVTAATTTDPTPPFSPSPVNNNSRSRTPTPPSSTPNRDSMEAVHGKNDDKTKERRKIPKFLRCLSS from the exons ATGGCCGAGGCCGTCCGGGACGACCATCGCGGCGTGGTCGACATCGTCGAGGACGACGACACCGGCCTGCACCCGAGCAATCACGGCGACAGCACGTGGGAGATAGAGGAGCTGGAGCCGGAAGACCGGACGGCCGGGCCGCCTCCTCGCCTTTCTCCCCGGGCAGCGGCCACCTCCGACGCCGACGACGTGTACGTGGCGGTGGGCAAGGGCGGGTCCAGCATGGCGGCGCTGTCGTGGGCGCTGCGGCGGCTCGCGAGGCCGCGGAGCTTCGTCTACCTTGTGCACGTCTTCCCCGTCGTCGCCACCATCCCCACCCCAT tagGAATGATGCCTAAGAGACAAGCAACGCCAGAGCAGGTAGAAACTTACATGAACCAAGAGAGATCCAAGAGGCGAGAGATGCTGCAAAAATTTCTGGACCACTGTCGCAACTTTCAG GTTAATGTCGATGTGTACCTCATCGAGAGTGATCAAATTGCCGATGCGGTCACTGAACTTATCCCTGTTCTGAACATAAAGCAGCTAGTACTGGGGGTTGCGAAGTCCAACTTGCG GAAGTTGAAGAAAGGAAACACAATAGCAGGACAGATACAGAAGAATGCACCTCTCTACTGCGAAGTCAAGATTGTCTGTGATGGCAAAGAAGTTACGGCGGCGACGACTACTGATCCAACGCCACCATTCTCACCTTCCCCTGTAAATAACAACAGCAGATCTCGCACCCCGACACCGCCATCATCTACGCCAAATCGCGATAGCATGGAGGCAGTTCATGGCAAAAATGATgacaaaaccaaagaaagaaggaAGATTCCCAAGTTTCTGAGGTGCCTGTCATCCTGA